The Peptoanaerobacter stomatis genome includes the window CTTTACACAAATAAAAAATATTGTTATAATACACACTAATTCAAAGTGTATTACAACAATATTCTTAAAAAATTATTTTTCAAAACAAAAATATAGAAAATTTATTTGTAATAGAGTTTAGTATTATAAACGTATAAATACTAAACTCTATTTTATATTATAGAATACAAAAAAACAGACTGTTATACAAATACGATATAATAGTCTGTTTTTTATTTAATTTTTTAATCTTTTTCTTTAGTATTTAATAACTTTCTCATAGATGCCGCGCAAACAGCCATAGTTGATACATTATGAAAAAGTGCAGTAGTAGCAGGTGTTAATACCCCTGCAATTCCCAATGCTATAAGCGATGTATTAAAGCCTACTATAAAATTATAATTTGAATGTATTCTTTCAAACAAATTTTTTGATAATACTCTTAGAGTGATAAGGTCATTAAGGTCGCTTGACAACAATGTTATATCAGCAACTTCTCTTGCTATATCTGAAGAATCTTTCATTGCTATAGATACATTTGCGGCACTTAGTGCAGGTGAGTCGTTTATTCCATCGCCTACCATTACAACTTTTTTACCGCTTTCTTTTATACTTTCAATTATCTTGTATTTTTCATCAGGTAATACTTGTGAATAACAACTATCTATGCCAAGTTTCTTGCATACCGATTTTGCAACTATATCACTGTCACCTGTTATCATAATCACATTATCAAAGCCGTTTTCTTTTAATCTTCTTATAACGTCTACCGCCTCATCTCTTGGAGGGTCATCTATACAAAATATTCCTATTATTCTATCTCCAAGAGCAAGGAACAATGTGGAGTACTCTTTACATTCTGTCATCAATACTTTCAACTGATCATCCGTCAATTTTATATTTTCATCATCTTCTATAAAATGCCTGCTTCCGATTAAAGCTCTTTGTCCGTTAAGCTTTGACGATATACCGTGTGCCACTATATATTCGACTTCTGCATGAGTTTCTTCATGAATTATATTTCTGTCAGCAGCTTCTTTTACTATGGCACGAGCAACAGAATGCGGGAAGTGTTCTTCCAAACAAGCAGCTATTTTCAAAACTTCCGATTCGCTATAATCATAAAAAGGCACTATTTTCGCAAGATGAGGTGATGCATTTGTAAGTGTACCGGTTTTATCAAAAACTATGGTATTTGCATTCGCATACTCTTCCAAAAATTTACCGCCTTTTACAACTATGTTGTTCACAGATGCTTCTTTCATAGCAGATATTACCGTTATAGGTGTAGATAATTTTATTGCACAGGAGTAATCCACCATAAGAACTGCCATAGCTCTTGTAATATTTCCCGTCAAGGCATATACTCCCGCAAAAGATATAAGGCTGAACGGAACTATGCTGTCCGCCAATTTCTGTGCATTGCTTTGCACATTGGCTTTTAAATCTTGAGATCTATCTATCAAATCAATTATCTTGCTTATTCTTGTCTGATTGTCTATAGCCGTAACTTTTATATTTATATTTCCTTCTTCTATTACACTACCGGCATATACGCTAAGTCCGTCATATTTTCTTACAGCAAGAGACTCTCCCGTCATACTCGATTCATTTATCATTGCTTCGCCTGAAACAATCACACCGTCTACAGGTATCATAAGACCTGTTCTTGCAACTACCACATCTCCACATTTTACTTGCGACATAGGTTTTTTAACTTCATTTCCGTCTTCAACAACCCATACATGATCTACATTTATCTCCAAGGATTTTGCAAGTTGTAGACTTGCTGAACGCATAGTATAGTCTTCAAGTAACTGAGATACATTGAGCAAAAACATTATAGAATTGGCCGTGGCATAATCATTTGTAACTATTGACGCAGTAATTGATGTAGCATCAAGCACATCAACATTTATATCCCCGTCAAGCAAAGATTTCACACCTTTGCTTACAAATTTTAATGCTCTTAGTATTGTGACAAACCTTGAAAAAGGCGCCGGTATAAGTATAGGCATAAAAAATTTTCTTGCAATAAGTGTGGTAACTTTACTCTTAAAATTTTTATTGAGTTTTTCCAACTCTTCATCTACAGGATAAGCTAATCTTGATATTTTTTCTTTATTCAAGGACGAAAGAATTTCAAGTAATTTCGGTTTATACTTACAGTCATAATTTATAAGCACAGAGCCATTACTCGTGCTTATACGAACGTCATCGACAAAGTCGAAAGTTTTAAGATAATCCGATACACCGTAAGAAGAATACCTGTCAAACGCATATTCTCCGTATCTCACCCTCATTCTTCCGCCTTTGTCATATACTGTGGTAAATTTCATATTATTTTACCTGCTATTCTTCTTCAGTTATATTAGCTTCATCATAGCACATATCTTCTGCTTCTTCTTTTATGTTTTGCAAAGACGCTTTCAAACTTTTTTGCATTTTCATACCATTTGCCATACCTTTTACCGCTAAATTGTGAAAAGTATCGCTTTTTAATAGAGAAGACGCCAACAATCCACCCGCAAAAGCCCAAAGTCTCTTATTTTTTAGTAAAAACATCATTATAATTACCTCCCTAAGTAATTTTTCAAAAAATTAATATAACAAAATTATTAATATCGAACTAATACAGATTTTATCCAAAATTTTTAAATATAATCTGTTTTGAAAAAATATAATAAATAAATTTATTATATAAAAACAATACTTTCCAAAAAAATTATATTCATTCAATAAAAATAATTATTTATTAATGAAACCAAAATTTAGTTTTTGATAATCAATTAATAATATTATTATAATATTTTTGTTAAAAAATGTCAATATTATTTACTAATATTTTAGTGTTATTAAATAAATAGAGTCCTTTTCTTTTTATTATTAATTGATAATATATTTTTATTTTTATCTATTAATTCCATAATTAATAATATTCCTTAATTAAAAATACTTATAAAATTCTAATAAAATATGTTATAAAATATACTATATTGGTATTAATATAATATAAAAATTTTATAGGAGGTATTATATATGGATAAATATATTAAAAATTTCCCTTTTGATACTGTTGTCAATTTAGCAGGTCAAGTAGAAGTAAGAGAAGGAGAAATAGCAAGCAAGACTCTTGCTCAAAACAACAGCGTAAGCGTTACTCTATTTGCATTTGATAAAGGTGAGGAAATAAGCACGCACGAATCTGATGGAGATGCAATGGTTATAGCTCTCGAAGGCAAAGGTATGTGTATAGTTGACGGTAAAGAGCATATATTAAATGCTGGCGATTCGTTGATAATGCCTTCAAGAAAACCACATTCAGTGCATGCTGTAGAACAATTCAAAATGATGTTGGTCGTTATATTTCCTAACGAAAGATAGTAATATTTTTAGAATATAAAAAATTTTAAATGCACAATCTTATAATTATTATACCTGTTTAAAATGTAGATACATCTTACATTTGGACAGGTATTTTTTAATATATCAATATTTATATTTTATAACAATCTCAATTTAACTAATAGATACATATATATAATTTATTTTAAATATGCTTAATTTTACTTAGCTAATAAGTTTTTAAAAACAGAAATGTCTATTACTCTATTGATTTTTAGTATTATGTGCTGTTTCATTTTGATAAAAAATTAAATACCATATACCAAACTTTTTATATGCGATGATTTTTGCTTTCATTAAATTACTATTGTTTATAAAAATATAGCTTTTTAATAGTTTTTTAGTATAAATATAGGATATATTTTAGAGCCAAAATATTACTTTTGTTGTATTTTGTAAATAATTTAAATAAATTCAAAAAAGTACTTGATATTATTTATTAATTGTGATATATTTAACTCACAACTAAATAATCCATATTCTTCAGGGAAGGTGAAATTCCTTACCGGCGGTAAAGTCCGCGAACCCTTTTGGGCCGAACTTGTGAAATTCAAGTACCGACAGTACAGTCTGGATGAAAGAAGAAATATTTTTCATTACCCTTGAAGTATTTTTAGGGTTTTTTTATTGCCAAATTTATATTTCAACGGAGGATTATTATTATGGAAAACCAATCTTTATCAAGATCAAGGAAAAATCTAAAAACAGCAACAATGGTCAAAGTTTCACTGCTTGGTGCAATATCATTTGTATTTATGGCACTTGAATTTACAATACCGATTTTTCCTGCATTTCTTAAGTTTGATATCAGTGATATTCCATCACTTATTGCAGGCTTCGCATTAGGCCCTATAGCCGGTGTAATAGTTCAGTTTATAAAAAACATCATGAATGTTGCAATAATGGGAACTACAACAGGCGGTGTGGGAGAGTTGTCAAACTTCGTAATAGGCAGTTCATTTGTAGCTACAGCTGCACTTATTTACAAACACCACAAAGGTATTAAATCTGCTATAATAGCATGTATATGTGGTACTTTAGTTATGACAATACTTGGCGTATTTTCAAACTATTTTGTAATGTTGCCTTTATATTCTAAATTCATACCTATGGATAAAATAGTTCAAATGGGTTCTGTAGTAAACCCTGCAATAAAAGATACATTTACTCTTGTATTATATGGAATAGCACCATTTAATATATTTAAAGGCTTAAGCATATCTTTCCTTACAATGCTTATATATAAGAAAATATCAATTTTGTTGAAGAGATAATTTTTATTTACACTTACCCTATATAAAGAAAGGTAGTTTAAATATCTAAAAAATACCTGATACTCATATCTTTTTGATTAACGGATACATTTATATAAGAGATTTATTTTAAATATACTTAATTTTACTTAACTAAATAAATTATTAAAAATAATAATATCCATTATTCCATTAGCTTTTATACTAAAATCTTATAGAATAATGGAAAATCATAACAATTAATTTTTCTGGTAGACTATGTATATTAATTTTATATAATTATACAACTTATCCATAATTTTATTAGAAAATAGTATTAGTATATATAAAATATTATAAAAAACCGCTCAATATGGGCGGTTTAATTTTTTATACAAAAAAGACACCTAACATTTTTTTATAATATCAGATGTCTTTAAAATTTATTTTACAAATTCTTTTGCTCTATGGCAAGCCACAAAATGCTTTTCTTTTATTTCCTGCATTACAGGTTCTTCTTTTGAACATATATCTATCGCATATGCACATCTGTCTTTCAACCTGCAACAAGGTTTAGGATTAATCGGACTTGGCACATCGCCTTCCAATACTATTCTTTTTCTTGATTTTTGTACATCAGGATCTGGTATAGGTATTGCTGATAATAACGCACTTGTATATGGATGAATAGGGTTATCATAAAGCTCATTAGATTCCGCTATTTCTACCATTTTTCCAAGATACATAACACCTACTCTGTCTGATATATATCTTACCATTGACAAGTCATGTGCAATGAAAAGATAAGTAAGCCCAAGTTTATTTTGAAGCTCTTTAAGCAAGTTAACAACTTGTGCCTGTATAGATACGTCCAATGCCGATATCGGCTCATCACAAACTATAAACTTAGGGTTTAATGCAAGTGCTCTTGCTATACCCACTCTTTGTCTTTGTCCGCCTGAAAACTCGTGAGGAAATCTTGATGCGTGTTCTTCTCCAAGACCAACCAGTTTTAATAACTCCACAACTTTTTCATGTCTTTCAGTTGCATTTTTACAAATTCCGTGTACATCAAGAGGTTCAGCGACTATATCTTCTACCGGCATTCTCGGATCTAATGAGGCATATGGATCTTGAAATATCATCTGCATGCTTTTTCTTATAACTGTCATCTTATCTCTTGATAATCCACAAATATTTTCTCCGTTAAAGAATACTTCTCCTCCTGTAGGCTCATATAATCTAAGCAATGTTCTTCCACAAGTAGATTTACCACAACCGGATTCTCCAACAAGTCCGAATGTTTCCCCATCATATATATCAAAACTCACATCATCAACAGCTTTTAAAGTTCCGGCTGATACTTTAAAATATTTTTTCAGATTTTTAACGCTTATAAGTTTTTCCATATCACACCTCTTTATTTGCAAGTTTGTGATTTAGAAAACATCTACTGAAATGTTCATTACCATGGTTAGAAAAAACCGGCATATTATTTTCACACACAATCATTGCTTCATTACATCTATCAAAAAATCCACATCCCATAGGTGGTTTATACAAATCCGGAGGTGTGCCTTGTATTGAATAAAGAGGTTCATCTTTTTTCATATCCGGTCTTGGCACTGATGCCAACAGATTTTTTGTATATGGATGTTTAGGATTATAAAATATATCATTAGTTTTGCCTTGCTCCACTATCTGTCCTGCGTACATAACGACAACATCATCCGCTTTGTCTGCAACTATTCCGAGGTCATGCGTTATAAGTATTATGGACATACCCATCTTATCTTGGATATCCTTCATAAGATCAAGTATCTGCGCCTGTACGGTAACATCAAGCGCTGTGGTAGGCTCATCAGCTATAAGAAGCGATGGATTACAAGACATTGCAAGAGCAATCATAACTCTTTGTCTCATACCGCCTGAAAATTCGTGCGGATATTGATTTACTCTCTTATCCGCCTGTGGTACTGCAACAAGCTCAAGCATTTCAATAGCCTTTTTATGCGCCTCTTCACTGCTCATCTTTTTATGACGTCTTAGCCCTTCAACTATCTGCTTACCTATTTTCATCGTAGGATTAAGCGAAGTCATCGGATCTTGAAATATCATAGCTATTTTATTTCCACGATATTCATTCATCTCTTTTTCAGATTTAGGTATTAAATTTTCACCTTCAAATAATATCTCTCCACCTTTATAAAGTACAGGCGGTTGTGGCAATAACTTCATTATAGAGCCTGCCGTTACGGATTTCCCACAACCTGACTCTCCAACTATAGCCAAGGTCTTACCCTTTTCAACATTAAAACTTATCCCTCTGACAGCTTCAACTTCTCCAAAAAAAGTCTGGAAGGACACCTGTAAATTTTTTACTTCTAATAAATTTGACATATAATCCTCCTACTTTCTAAGGCGTGGGTCAAGCGAATCTCTAAGACCGTCACCTAATACGTTAAATGAAAACATTATTAAAGATATGAATATCGCCGGAATTATAATCTGATAGTAATTACCTACCGCCATACCTGTAAGACCATCATTTACAAGAGTTCCAAGAGATGCTTTCGGCGCTTGCAAACCAAGACCCAAAAAGCCCAATGTAGCCTCTGAAAATATAGCTCTCGGCACTGTCAAGGTAACATCTACCAATATAGGTCCCATTGAATTGGGTATTATATGCTTTCTGAGTATATACCACTTTGATGCCCCTATAGATGTGGACGCAAGTGCATATTCACTTTGTTTTAATTGTAAAACTTGTCCTCTTACAAGTATCGCAAGAGGTGTCCAACTTGTAAAGCTGAGCGCAAATATTATTACAAAAAAACTGCTTCCTCCGGAAGATGAAAATACGACAGACAATAGTATTACTATTAGAAGATATGGTATAGAATATATTATCTCAGCAATTCTCATCATAAGCATATCCACTTTGCCGCCTGTTATACCTGCAAATCCTCCATATAATATACCTATTGTAAATGATATGAAAGCTGTCATAGCACCAATAAGCAAAGAATAGCCCGTACCATACCATATTCTTGTGAATATATCTCTACCAAGCGAATCCGTACCGAACCAAAATGAAGAATTCGGTTTTATATTCATATTAGCATAATCCTGATCAAAATAAGTGTAGCCTGATATATATCTTCCCACTATCGCCATTATGGCAAGTATTATTATCATACATAGTCCGAACATAGCAAGTTTATTCATTTTTAATCTTCTGAACACATCTGCCCAATACTTTATAGTAGGACGTGAAATTCTTTCGGCATTCATCTGAGTTCTGTCAATTTTTTGAAACATTTCTCTTGTAAAATTTTGTTCACTGTCATTCATATTTTTAGATACTTCTACCAAAATCATTCACCCCCATCCGCAAGTTTTATTCTCGGATCTATAATCATATATAAAACATCCACTATAAGTATCATAAATACCAATATAGAAGAATAAAATATCGTAGTACCCATTATCAAAGGATAATCCCTGTTATTTATAGACGTAACAAAAAACATACCCAATCCCGGAATACCGAATATCTTTTCTATTACGAAGCTACCTACAAGCAGGTTTGTAGCACTTGTTCCAAGCGAAGATATTATAGGCAATATAGCATTTCTGACAGCATGTTTGAAGATTACCACTTTATTAGCTATACCCTTTGAACGTGCTGTTTTTATATAATCCTGATTCAATACCTCAAGCATTGTAGAACGCATAAGTCTCGCCATATATGCAAGCGTCATCAAAGACAGCGCAAGAGAAGGTAATATTGTATGTTTAAAAGAACCCCAACCGCCTATCGGAAAACCCTTAAAATAAGTAGCTGTTATTTGAATAAACAATGCCCCCAACACGAAACTTGGCACAGATACCCCAATTATAGCAATCACAGTTGCTACATAATCCGCCGCTTTATTTTGATTTATAGCCGCAAATGTCCCAAGAAGCGGACCTAATATCAAAGAAATACATAGAGCTTGTAATCCTAATCTTGCAGACACAGGAAATCCTCTTTTTATCATCTGATTAACTGTTTCAACATCAGATTTCATAGAACGACCAAAATCAAATTTGGAAACATTTTTAAGATAGATTACATACTGCTCCGATAAAGGCTTATCCAAACCATATTGTTTTACAAGGTTCTCATACACTACCTTAGGCATCTTGCCACCTTCTTTTGAAAACGGATCTCCAGGTACTGCGTGCATGAGAAAAAATGTTATTGTTATTATGGCCCATATCGTCACAATAGCCATAGCAACACGTTTTAATATATATTTTCCCATTTTAAATAACCACCTAAAAGTTTTTAAACAAAAACATTAAAAATACTATCAAATTATAAAAAACAAATAATCTTAATAACATAATCCTATAAATTTTATGGATATTTGAGCCAAAAAGTTATATATGTATTAGTATCTTACATTATTGATGGTTTTCATATTTTCATAATACTTTTAATCATTTTTTGTCAATAATTCAATTAAAAAAACATTTTATTTTATTAAAGTAAAAGTAGGAGAAATACTCCTACTTTTACACAAAGAAAGTCTATTTTATATTATAAAATTCTACTTGTTTAAAGTAATTTCAGCATAAGTCAAGTTAGGATAGTTTATAGCTGTCTTATATATACCTTTAACATTCGGTTTTACAACATATGGATGAGTATAGAAATAAATAGGAACTATTGCAGCATCTTCAAGTATCATTCTTTCAGCCGCTTTCATGTTATCCATTCTCAATTTTTGATCCGTACTTGCTTGAGCTTCTTTTATAAGTTTATCATATTCAGGGTTGCTGTAGCTAACATAGTTGTTAGGCGCACCTGTAAGCCATAAATCCATAAATGTCATAGGATCAAGATAGTCTCCTATCCAACCTGATCTTGATATATCATATTCTTTGTTTGTTTCTCTATCTATTTTTACTTTGAATTCAGTATTTTCAAGATTTAAGTTAATACCAAGTTCTTTATTCCACATTTGTTGAATAGCTTCTGCTATTTTCTTGTGGTTTTCACTTGTATTGTAAAGTATTGTCAAATTAACATCTTCAGGCTTCATATTTTCTTCAGCAAGACCTTCAGCTAAAAGTTTCTTAGCTTCTTCAACATCTGTCTTTACCATATCTTTATTAGCTTCACTGAATTCTTTACCGTTCTCGTCATATAGCCCCAAAGGCACTATTGCAGTTGCAGGCACCTGTCCGCCTTTTGTTATGTTTTCAGTTATTACATTTCTATCCAATGCAAGAGATAAAGCTTTTCTAACTTTAACATTGTTTAAAGGTTTTATAGCCGGATTAAGATTGTAGTAGTATAAACCTACGTCTGCACCTACTACCAATTCAGGATTGTTTTCCTGTTTCATTTGAGCTGTAACTTCCAATGGAAGTTCAACTGTCATATTGTATTCACCTGCCACATATTTTTGATATACTGTACTTTGATCTTCAAGTATATCAAGATCTATACCGTCTATTTTAACATTTTCAGCGTCATAGAAGTTAGGATTTTTATCCAAAACTATCTTAGCATTATGTGTCCATTCTTTCAATATGAAAGGTCCGTTAGATACATATGTGCTTGGATCTTTTGCCCAATCAGGATTAGCTTCAACAACGGCTTTTTCAACAGGATATAATGTGTAAAACGCCATTAAACTGTCAAAATACGCTGTCGGTTGTTTTAAAGTCACTTCTAAAGTTTTATCGTCTAAAGCTTTTACTCCTACATCTTCTATCTTACCTTTGCCTTCGTTATACTCCTGTCCGCCTTTTACATAATACAATTGATATGCATAGTCTGATGCTATCGCCGGGTCAAGAACCCTCTTCCAAGCATATTCAAAGTCAGCTGCTGTAAGCGGATTACCGTCTGACCATTTTAATCCGTCTTTAAGTGTAATTGTATACACCAAACCGTCTTCTGATAGTTCTATTTTATCTGCAAGTGCATTTTCAACTTTACCTTCCGCTGTTACTTTTGTAAGTCCTGCGAATAAATGTTGTAGAGGGAATGATTCATGAGTTCCTCTTGCTTTTGCCGGATCAAGTGAACCCGGTTCAGCCATATTACTTGTTACAATTCTGTTTACTTGCGGTGTAGCTACATCTGTCGCAGCAGGAGCATTATCGCCTGTCTTTGTATCGTCTTTCTTCTCTCCTGAACCGCCACATGCTGTCAGTAACATAGTCACTATCAATGACATACTAAGAAATTTCAATCCTTTGCCTTTCAAAATAAACACCTCCAAATTTTATTAAATACTCAATACTTTGTAAAACTCATTTTCTGCACAATGCAAAATACAAACCAAATAGAATAAATTGAATCTAATATGGTTTCTAATATGCATATCTTATGTAAAAGTATTTTGTATAGTATCTCATTATATATTAATATTATAAAAAATGCAATAAATAAAAGTGATTTTTTTAAAACTCTTTACACAGAATTCTCAATATAATTACCATAATTGTCTTTATTTCGCAAACATAAGTGTGTTTAATTAATAATATTTTTTATTTTCTATTTGTGATATTTTTATTTATAATGTATAATCTAATTATCATGTTTTTCTTAAATTATTAAGAAAAATATGATTTTAGTACATAAAATATTTGCAATACCATTTTTATGTCACAAGCTGAAATATTAATAAAATTTTTTATCTAAGGAGATTTATTTATGAATATAAGGATAGTAGCAGACAGCGCTTGCGACCTTCCAAAAAACCTTGTTGAAGAAATGAATATAGATATAATGCCGGTTCCTATAACAGACGGTACAACTAATTACAAAGACGGAATAGATATAACACCTGATGTTATGTACAAAAATATGAAAGAAGGTATAATCTACAAAACTTCTCAAATTCCTCTTGCAGATTATATCGAAAAATATACTTATTATGCCGAAAATAACATACCTATGCTCAGTATAGTAATGTCATCCGGAATATCCTCATCATCAAAAACTTCTCAGATGGCAATAAACGTTGTAAAAGAATTATACCCTAATGCCCCGATATACTCTGTAGATTCCAAATGTTGTTCATTAGGACACGGTTTTGCCACATATATGCTGGCAAAATCCGCAAATGCCGGACATAATATAGACACACTTTTGGAATTGCTCAATTTTATACAAAACAATATGGTGTCCACAGCATCGCTTGATGATTTAAAATATGTGGCACGCGGAGGCAGACTTCCAAATGTTGTCGCAATGATTGCAAACACACTCAATATCAAGCCTTTTCTCAACGCAGATGACGGCAGTTTACATCTATCCGACAGAGTAAGAGGCGTTAAGAAAATGTATAAAAAATATATAGAAATACTAAAGGATAGAATAGAAACGACAGATTTGAAAAATTCTCAAATATGGCTCGAAAAATCGGATGACGAAGAAATGTTACTCACACTTAGAGATACAATCAAAGAAGATTTTGGGCTTACAAACGACAATTTCATCCTCGGCACAATAGGTCCTATAATAGGCGCGCATATAGGTCCCGGCTCAATGTGTATGTTTTTTATGAAAAACCCTATACCGGATATTTATTTTTAGCAAAACTGCAATTACAGACAACCATTAAATTAATTGACAAATTTGCTTATTTGATATGAAACAACATCTCCCCCGTAAGGGAATGAAATACAACAAAAAACCACTAACGATTAAGTTAATGGTTTTTTGTTGTACTAATATTTAATTTTTGAATATCATTTTTCTTATCAAGTCTATAGGTATTATTGTAAATGCCATAGCTATTACTACTATCCACTCTTGTGAGTTGAGCCCTGCCGTTCTTAACACGCTTCCTCCAAAATATGTGAGTACAACTTGTACTATGGCTATAAATGCCATTATTTTGATAAAACTTTGATTTAAGTGTATGTTGTCAAATAGGTTCATCTTTGATGTTCTTGCATTAAATGCGTTAAACACGTTGACAAATATAAACATTGTGAAAAATCCTGTCAAGAAATATATGTCTGTATTTTCTCCTGTTCCGTCTCTGAACATGTCTCTTATAGCAGGAGATTTTAGAAAAAATATTGACATTGCCGCTACATATAATCCTCCCACAGCTATTTCACTTTTCATATTGGAGCTTATTATATTTTCTCGTCTTGATTTCGGCTTTTCTTTCATATATCTTTCTAATGCCGGCTCTCCACCAAACGCCAATGCTGCCAATGTATCCATAACCAAGTTTACCCACAACATCTGTGTCATTGTAAGCGGTAATTCTACTCCTATAAACGGTCCTATAAATGCTATAAGAAGTGCCGCAACGTTGATTGTAAGCTGGAATACTATAAATTTTCTTATGCTGTGGAATATTGTTCTACCATATAGGATTGCCTTTGTGATTGAAAGGAAGTTGTCGTCCAATATCACTATATCTCCGGCTTCTTTTGCAACTTCTGTACCGCTACCCATAGCAAAACCTACGTCTGCTTTTTTAAGTGCCGGACTGTCATTTACTCCGTCACCTGTCATACCTACAACCAAATCCATCTCCTGTGCTATTTTTACAAGTCTTGATTTATCAGTAGGTAATGCTCTTGCAATTACTCTTATATTGGGAAGTATTTTCTTGATTTCATCATCTGACATAACATTCAAATCATCTGATGTTATCGCTATGTCGCTGTTGTTTTTGATAAGTCCTGCATCTTTTGCTATTGCCTGCGCTGTTTCTTTTCTGTCGCCTGTTATCATTACTACTTGTATTCCTGCGTCCATAGCCTCTTTTATAGCGTATACGGACTC containing:
- a CDS encoding peptide ABC transporter substrate-binding protein, whose amino-acid sequence is MKGKGLKFLSMSLIVTMLLTACGGSGEKKDDTKTGDNAPAATDVATPQVNRIVTSNMAEPGSLDPAKARGTHESFPLQHLFAGLTKVTAEGKVENALADKIELSEDGLVYTITLKDGLKWSDGNPLTAADFEYAWKRVLDPAIASDYAYQLYYVKGGQEYNEGKGKIEDVGVKALDDKTLEVTLKQPTAYFDSLMAFYTLYPVEKAVVEANPDWAKDPSTYVSNGPFILKEWTHNAKIVLDKNPNFYDAENVKIDGIDLDILEDQSTVYQKYVAGEYNMTVELPLEVTAQMKQENNPELVVGADVGLYYYNLNPAIKPLNNVKVRKALSLALDRNVITENITKGGQVPATAIVPLGLYDENGKEFSEANKDMVKTDVEEAKKLLAEGLAEENMKPEDVNLTILYNTSENHKKIAEAIQQMWNKELGINLNLENTEFKVKIDRETNKEYDISRSGWIGDYLDPMTFMDLWLTGAPNNYVSYSNPEYDKLIKEAQASTDQKLRMDNMKAAERMILEDAAIVPIYFYTHPYVVKPNVKGIYKTAINYPNLTYAEITLNK
- a CDS encoding DegV family protein, whose translation is MNIRIVADSACDLPKNLVEEMNIDIMPVPITDGTTNYKDGIDITPDVMYKNMKEGIIYKTSQIPLADYIEKYTYYAENNIPMLSIVMSSGISSSSKTSQMAINVVKELYPNAPIYSVDSKCCSLGHGFATYMLAKSANAGHNIDTLLELLNFIQNNMVSTASLDDLKYVARGGRLPNVVAMIANTLNIKPFLNADDGSLHLSDRVRGVKKMYKKYIEILKDRIETTDLKNSQIWLEKSDDEEMLLTLRDTIKEDFGLTNDNFILGTIGPIIGAHIGPGSMCMFFMKNPIPDIYF